ATCGCCTGGGAACCGGGCAGCTGATGGTGTCCAGGCTGAAAAAAATCGTAATACACGAAGTTGGGCATAACCTTGGTTTGGATCATTGTCCGCAGCCTGGTTGTGTGATGAATGATGCTATGGAAAGTATCCGCACTATTGACCGTGAAAATGGTGAATTATGCGAGGCGTGTAAAAGGAAAATAAATTAACCCATTAACCTGGCAAGAATTTCATTTATCTGCTGTTTAATATTTTTCCCAGCACAATATCTTACATTTTGTTACATTTTCCGTAGATACTGTTTCATCCGTTAATCATTGCTGCTGCAATTTTGTTATATCATTTTAAGGGAGATGATCGGGCATATATCTCCCTGGAGAATAAAAAAAAAGCAGTTATATGAAAATAGTATTAACCGGATCAATCGGACATATCGGTAAGCCACTGGCACAAATCCTCGTAGACAAAGGACATGCAGTAACCGTTATCAGCAGTAATCCCGACAAGGAAACAGCCATTCAGGCCTTAGGTGCCGGCGCTGCCATAGGTTCCATTACGGACCTGGACTTCCTCACCGCCGCCTTTACCGGCGCTGATCTCGTTTATACCATGTTGCCACCTGAAAACTACACTGATCAGCAGCTGGACCTGGAAGGACGCGTAAGAGAGGTAGTAAATAACTATAAACAGGCTATCCTGAAATCAGGCGTTAAACGTGTTATCCACCTCAGCAGCATAGGTGCACACCGGGATACACGCAATGGCCTTCTGAGATTTCATCATATTGCTGAAACGATCCTGCGGGAACTGCCAGAGGATATACAGGTCTCGTTTATGCGTCCTACAGGCTTCTATTACAACCTGCTTGGCTACATCCGCATGATCAAAAATCAAGGTCTGATTGCCGCCAATTACGGCGCAGATGATATCGTATCCTGGGTAGCGCCCGCAGACATCGCTGCCGCTATTGCGGAGATAGTCGAAAACCCGCCGGCAGCCAACCACTATGTTCGCTATGTGGTGAGCGATGAACTTTCCTGTAACGAAACAGCTACCATCCTGGGAAAAGCTATCGGTATACCAGACCTGCAATGGATCAGGATATCAGATGCCGAAATGTTGAATGGCCTCCTCGCCGCCGGATTGCAGCCGCAATTAGCCAAAGGCCTGACGGAAATGTACAGCCAGTCCAACAGGGCTGTGCTATACGAAGATTATGAACAACACCGCCCGGCCCGGTTTGGCAAAATTAAAATGAAAGATTTTGCGAAAGACTTCGCCGTCGCTTTTGTAAAAGGTTAATAACTTTAGGTATGAAAAAGTCTCAGCCGCTACGTATCAAAACAATCAGCGAATTTCATGCGCTGCGTCATCTGCCAAAACCGGCACACCCGCTGATCAGCGTGATCCGGCTGGATGAAACACATGCTGCTGCTGAGGAGGACCCTGTGAATATTGTCTTCGACTTTTATATCATCGCCCTGAAACGCAACTTCAATGTAAAATTCAGGTATGGTCAGCAACAATATGATTTTAACGAAGGTGTGCTGTGCTTTATGTCGCCCGGACAGGTATTCGGTGTGGGGGAGACTACAGATGCCAATGACGCACCGCGCGTTTCCGGATGGATGCTCTGCATTCATCCGGATTTCTTGTGGCATACGCCACTGGCAACGAATATACGTAAGTATGAGTTTTTTGATTATGCCGTACATGAGGCGCTATTCCTTTCTGATAAAGAAGAAAATACCCTCATCGGTATTATGGAAAATATACAGCAGGAATATCTGACGAACATCGATAAATTCAGCCAGCATATTATCATTGCGCAGTTGGAAGTATTGCTGAATTACGCGGATCGTTTCTATAACCGGCAGTTTCTTACACGAAAAATAGCTAACCACCGGATATTGGATAGTCTGGAAGCTATACTGGAAGAGTATTTTAATAGTGATCAGCTGCCGCAGAAAGGTTTGCCTGGTGTTAAAGAAATTGCTGCAAAATTAAATCTCTCTCCCAACTACCTCAGTACCTTGTTAAAGGTAATGACAGGCAGAAATACACAGCAGCATATCCAGGATAAGATGATGGAGAAAGCCAAAGAGAAGATCTCCTCTACAACGTTGTCGGTAAGTGAAATTGCCTATGAACTTGGGTTTGATCATCCGCAGTCTTTCAGCAGGCTGTTCAAATCCAGAACAGGTTTGTCGCCGCTGGAGTTCAGGGCTTCTTTCAGATAGGTATATCAGATATTATGCCCTTTGGGTAAGATCATCAGTTTAGGAATATTTACATGTGCGGGTTGCTCCATGATAAATTTAACTACTGCCACGATATCTGCTGTAGATAAGGGGTGTGGGATGTTCATGCTATCTTTCGGATGTACTTCCCAGCTATTATGCAGCTCTGTCATTACCAGCCCGGGTTCTATGCAGGTGATCTTAATGGCGGAGTTGGTGAGTTCCATACGCAGGGCTTCGGAAAGGGCTTCTATGGCATATTTGCTGGCAGCGTAGGCGCCGGCGGTAGCGCGTACTTTAGTGCCCAGCACACTGGAAAGGTTAACGATGTGGCCATATTCCTGTTCCTTGAACTTTTTCAGTATAGCATAGGTAAGCCGGAACGTTGCCTCAATGTTCAGTCGCAGCATAGCTGTTACCCGGTCAATATTAATTTCTTCGATGGTACCGGTTTCTATATTTCCTGCACAGTTAAAGAGGTAGTCGCAGTAACCATAACGTTCCCATATATACGAAATCAGGTTGTCCTGAAATGCCGGTTCTGTGATATCTCCGGGTATAATGGTGGTATGATGTGCTGCCAGTGCTTCCAGGCGCTCTTTACGGCGTGCCGTCACAATGACTTCGGTATTGGGCTGTTGCTGCAGGTATTGGGCGATGGCATGGCCAATGCCGCTGCTGGCGCCGGTGACAAGACAAACAGTTTTCTTTACAGACATGGAAACGATATTTTAATAAGATGAATATCCTGTGTAGAAAGATACGAAAGATTTCATCGCATTTAAAATAGCCGTTCCCAGCCGGTTATTCGGATTTTAAACTCTTAACGGGGTTGGTCAATGCTGCTTTGATGGCCTGTGAGCTGACGGTGAGCAGGGCGATCATGATGGCCACTGCGCCTGCAGCAACGAATGTCCAGCTATTGATTTGTATCCGGTAGTAGAAGTCCTGCAGCCAGCGGTGACTGATAAGATAGGCCACCGGAGAGGCTATCAGCACAGCAATGATGACCAGTTGTACAAATTCTTTGGATAGCAGTACGGTGATGTTCGCTGTGGATGCACCAAGTACTTTTCGGATGCCGATTTCCCTGAAGCGGCTTTCTGCCATGAAGGCGGCGAGTCCGAACAGTCCCAGGCAGGAAATAAAGATGGTGAGTCCTGCGAAGAGGCCTGTTAACTTTCCTGTCAGCTGTTCATTGCCAAACTTCATGTTATAGGCATCATCTGCAAACTGGTATTCAAAAGGATAGGCGGGGTTATATTCCCTGAATATCTTTTCCATGCCCGCAACGTTGGCTGCTACTGGTTTGTCGGGGTTGAGGCATATCAGCATGGTCGACATCCAGCTTTTGGGGCCTTTGATCACAATGGGCTTTACGGGCATATAAGGCGATTCCTGGATGAAATCCTCAATAACGCCTACCACATGCCAGCTGTCGGGATCGTCGTAAATTTCCTGTCCTAAGGGCGATTTAAAGCCCATTAATTTCACCGCTGCCTCGTTGATGATACAGGCAGATGAATCTGTCGGGTATTTATTGACGTCTATATCTCTTCCTGCCAGGAGGTGCATACCTGCTGTTGTGATAAGGCTACCATCTGTGGAATAGCGGTTTACCTGGGCTCTGAGGCCTTCGGGCCGGCCCTGCCAGCGCAGACTCAGGCCATATCCCCAGTTCTCTGACAGCGGAGACTGTACTTTACTTACAGACGTGGCATAGCCGGCAGTTATCAGTGCCTGTTTGATAAGGGAATAATGCGAGGCCATTTCGTCGTTCATACTCACATTCACCAGTTGCTGCATATTCAGTCCGGTTTTCCGCTGTTGCCCGTGTTTTATTTGCTGGGAGATAATGATGGTGCAGATAATCAGTGTAACAGCAAAAGTAAACTGTAGTACCACCAATACTTTGCGGGGATTCACCATGGAAGGGCCGGTTCTTTTCAGTCCTTTCAATCCCGCCACAGGTTTGAACCCGGAAAGAAAAAATGCCGGATAGCTGCCGGCGAGTATGCCGGTGAGCAATATAAATCCAACGGCAGCCATCCAATAGTAAGGGTTGTTGTATTCTATCTGCAGCTGTTTTCCAGTCAGCTGATTGAAAAATGGTAAGCTGAAAGCCACCAGGATGTAGGCCACAAAACCAGCTATGGCAGATAATATGACTGACTCTATAAGGAACTGCAGGATGATAGTGTGTTTTTGTGCGCCTATAGCCTTTCTTACACCTATTTCTTTGGCGCGCTTGCCACTGCGTGCTGTAGCCAGGTTCATGAAATTGATACAGGCAATCAGCAGGATGAATAACGCTATCAGGAAAAATGTTCTGACAGTAGTAATATGGCCGCCAGTGGCAATGCCATTTTCGAAATTGTCGTATAGGTGTGTCTGTGAAAAAGGATAGAGGAATTCAGTCGTCTGGGTTTCGGTGGTATGCTGTGTGATAATTGTTTTTAGCTTGGTGTTCAGTAAGTCCGCATCTGCTTTTGGTTTTAGTAGTATAAACGTAGAAATGCTGAAGTTGCTCCAGTCGCGATCGATCATTTCACGCTGGTACGAAGTCAGGTATTGTATATAGCTGAACTGAGAGTTGGAGGGGATGTCTTTTAAAATACCGGAAACGGTATAATTGATTTTGCCACCCATGGTAACTATTTTACCAACAGGATCTGTATTGTTGAAGAGTTTAGTAGCCAGAGCCGCCGTGAGCACAATGCTGTTTGGGTCTTTTAATACAAGCCGGACATCACCCTTCAGCAATGGGAAAGAGAAGATAGACAGGAATCCTGCATCAACCACGGCGCCGGAAGATAACAGGTTGTTACTTTGTCCTGGAATGCCCAGCAGGTTGCGGGTCCAACGGGTGCGGGTTACCTCTTCTATTTCCGGGTAATCCGTTTTTAGTGTTGGCGCCATTACTTCCGGTGTCGCACTTATGGACCTGATCTTACCAACGATGGTGTCGTTAGACCATACCTGGTAAATACGATCTGCATGAGCATGGAACCTGTCGAAGCGCACTTCATCCATTACCCACATCAGGATAAGTATCGCGCTGGCCATTCCTATGGCCAGTCCGCCAATGTTGATCAGAGAATATCCTTTGTTGATACGGAGATTCCTGATGGCAATGCTGAAATAATTACTGTACATAAAAGCTTACCGGACTAAAAGAATGCCAGTCATCTATATGCCTGAAGATAAATAATTTAAGTGTTAAGTCTGTAGTGAGATGTCCGCTTATGATACAGGCTGGTGTGCGAATCCGGACAGTTGATAAAATCTGTTGATCATCTGCCCGAAGTAAAATATTGTTAAAATATTTATCTGCAGAAATCTGCTATTTCAAAAATACTAATTTAGAAAGATGAATAACTAAAACGTATAAACGTAAGTGTTGTTCTTTCATTCAACCCGAATTTATGAAAAAACTATTACTCCTGGTATTTGTCGTATATGCCTCAACGTTATATGCACAATCTCCTGATGATTTAATAAAAGACAGTAAAGGCAAATGCCTGGTCTGGGCTACCTTCTTTTTTCCCAAAAATGACCTGAAAGTAAATTGGAACGGCGCCGCCGGAAATGGCTATGCAACTGGCCAGGGCAGCGCCGATTACGTGATAGGGGATAAGCCGGTGGTGAAGTATACCGGAGAGATGCGCAATGGTTATCCGAATGGTTACGGCGAGTTTGTTTTTAATAATGGTCTGCGTATGCAGGGGCAATTCAGGGATGGTATTATGAACGGAGAAGGAAAGATAGTTTTTCCTGATTCTACAAAGCGGCTGGTTGGTAATTTCACCGATGGAGAGATACTGAACCTGGATGTAAAATACCGGGAACAGCTGCATAAACATTTAATAGCTGCAACAGATACAGGAAAACTTTATGAAAATGACCGTGGAAAAACGGAGTTGTTCTATTATGCCCTGGTGCCCGAAAAGCCGCGTGCAGCCATTGTTTTGCTGCCTGGAACCTGGGACAGGGCAGAATATACATTAAGTAGCAATAAGGCATTGGTACAGCAGGCGTATGAGAATGGTGTGGCAGTGATAGCGCCAACGATCAACCAACGTTTATCACTAAACGAAGAGGTACAGGGCTTTCTGAATACGGTGTTTCAGGATGCTGTTACCAGGTACCATATCCCGGAGAATAAATTCATTATTGGCGGGTTCTCCATGGGAGGATTGTTTGCCCTGCGCTATGGCGAACTATCTGTATCGGATAGTACAAAAACAGCGGTACATCCTGCCGGTGTATATAGCGTGGATGGCCCGACAGATCTGGAAACCATGTATCATAACTTTGAAGTAGCGTTGGAAAGAAGCCCTAATAAAGCAGAACCTGCATATGGTTTGAATGAATTCAGGAAATACTTTGGCGGGTCGCCGGCAGAAAAGCCTGCAGCTTATTTATATTTTTCTACTTATTCTTATAGAGAAAAAGATGGTGGCAATGCGAAATACCTGGCGAAGATGCCTGTAAGGATTTATAACGATGTAGATGTAAACTGGTGGCTGGCAAACAGGAACTGCGATCTTTATGGAATGAACGCATTACCGCAATCGGCCATGATCAACTATCTGCATAGTATAGGTAATAAGAAAGCTGTCTTTATTAATGCTTATCAGAAAGGATATCGCCTGGATGGTACACGGCATCCACATTCATGGAGCATTGCGCCTGCAGAGGATGTAATGCCCTGGGTGCTGGAGATAATCCAGTAGGCGTTTGCGTTAGAATGCGCTGCCGGCCGTTTCTATCTCCCAGCTGCCTTCGTTGATTTCTTCTTCGAGTTCCTTATCATCCCAGCCACAGTAGCCGATAAAGATTTTAATATCCTTTTCGGTGAGTTCCCTGGAATTGATATGCTGAATCGCGGATTTGAAGTCGCCACCGAGGTAGACGTTATCCCTGATTGGATCGCCGCCACTGATAAGGTCAGGCCGCTGATGAATAAAATAGATGTGCTCCTGGTCTACAGGGCCACCAATGTATAAAGGAAAAGGAATACTATGGCTGAATTCTTTCAGTTCATTGATTTTTCGTGGAAAGGGTTGGTTGACAACAAACCCCATGGCTCCTTTTTCATTGTGCTCAGTGATGTAAATCACTGTGTTCTCAAAAAAGGTGTCATCCAGCAAACTTGTGCTATGTAAAAAGATGCCCTCATTCATAGTGGGAAAGTAGTACTTAAAAGGCTGCCATTCAAAATTATTTTACAAAATAATTTGTCTGGCGATAGCCCCCGCGCGCAGCGCGGAATCAAGCCAACCGGAACCGAAGGTCCCGGTTGAAAAATCTAACATAGTGCTTGTGGAAGTAATATGTTATCTAATAGATGAATTTAAGTTACATTTTATTGTATCGCACTAACGGATATTTTCCGCGCTGCGCCTTATCACTCATGGCTATAATTAATATACCTGTACGCGGCTGCTACCTTGTGGTACGGACAATTCCGGCTTGTTACGCAGGGATTTGGTCAGCTCCAGTATATATTGCAGCAGTTCGTGTGCCGCATTGATCTCTTCTTTTTTGTTAGAGATGCTTTCGATATTGAATCCTACAGGAATATTTTTCGCATGTGCATAGTTCAGTATCTCTGCGGCTATATTGGTAGCGGTTTGTACAGAGGTAGTGAGAATGTCGCGGGAATTTTTGAGGTCGTTGTACAGCCATTTCGGTACTTCAATGCCGAGCCATTCCATGAACTGTAAAGTTTTCAGAGAACCGCAAGGCGCCAGTGTAAAGATGAGCGGTGCCATCTCCATACCGTTTTCAGTGGCATTGTAATAGTAGTCGGATAACAGGTTTTTCGTGTCGTTCAGGTTGTACACACATTGTGATACGAAAAAGCCGCAGCCATTATTGATTTTATGCTGTATACGAAGGTGTTCATCGCCTTTCTTGCTATGACGCTCCGGTATGGTAATCCCGCCTAATAAAATGTTGGAGGAAGTGGCCTTGTGCAGTTCATAGGCATCGGTCAGACTGAACTTCGTGGCTGCTATCTGTTGATGGGAAGAGGCGCCTACAAATACTGCCAGGTCGAGGTGATTGTTATTTTGCAGCCAGTTACCAAAGGTTTCCCTGGTCTGGTTGGCAATGCTTTTATAAATGATCTTAGGTACCTGGAGATCCGCCAGGAAGTTATAGCCGTAATTTTCCGGTGCTATGGTAGGGATAAAGGAAAATGTTCTTTCCTTCTCCGTACGGGTAGCTTCGTCCTGGATATCATACAGGATCAGACCATCAATGTCCAGTCGCTTCAGGTTTTCCATCTGATTATGTGCGATCGACAATACCCTTTCCTCTGCAGTGGTGATCTTTGGAGGAGTCAGGCTGTAAAGTACTAGGCCAGTGTTTCTTTCTGATATTTTACGTCTAAGATCAGATTTCATGCTGATTTGGATCTAAATGGTGGTCTTTTGTTCTTTTATCCCGTCAAAATTATAGAAAACGAATCTATAATACAAATATCTTTAAGATATAATTTCTGATAAACGGCATTTTTTAGGTGTTTTTTCTACCCATCCGTCCGATTGTACTCATTTTTAAAGATGAAATTTTCCTTATGTGACAAATGTAACCGAGCACGCAGCGCAAAGCAGGGACCTTTGCAGAAACGAAGGAATACATGGAAATTATAGGATATGTGGCGGCGACATTAATTGGGCTTTCCCTTGGGTTGATAGGAGGGGGAGGGTCTATTCTGACGGTGCCGGTACTGGTATATTTATTTGGACTGGATGCAGCGGAAGCCACGCTTTATAGCCTGATGGTGGTTGGTACTACCAGTCTGACAGGTGTTTTTGGCGCCTATAAGCGCGGACAGCTGGATGTTAGGATGTCGCTGATGTATGCTGCGGTATCGGTACTGGTAGTGGTAATAACGAGGCGGTTGCTGTTGCCGTTGGTGCCGGACGAATTATTTACCATTGGGAGCTTTGCCGTAACCAAAGGCTTTGCTACGATGATGTTGCTGGCAGTGCTGATGTTATTGTCTGCCGTATCGATGATCAGAAAGAAACAAACGGATGCTACACTGGCATCTGCCCCAATAACTACCCGTATCAACAGGCAGCTGGTAGGAAATGCCGCCCTGATAGGATTAATAACGGGATTATTGGGTGCTGGTGGCGGTTTTCTGCTAATACCGGCCCTGGTATTCGTACAGCAGCTGCCTATGAAGAAAGCCGTGGGCACGTCCCTGCTGATCATCACCTTAAACTCACTTATAGGATTTGCGGCAGATGCTGCCGGCCATACCCTCAACTGGAGCTTACTACTGGGCATCACTGCCATGGCCATACTCGGGATCATTGCCGGCGGCCGCTTAGGCCGTAAGATCAGCAGCGCCCCGTTACAAAAGGCATTTGGTTGGTTCGTGCTGGTGATGGGCTGCTATATCATCTTCCTGGAAGTCGCAAAGTGAGCATGGTCATGAAACATACAGCACTCACAGCGTTGCTGCTGCTACTGTTTATTACAGCGATGGGACAGTCGCAAAGCAACAGCTGGCTGCGGTTGTCGGTGGAAATGCCGCTGGCACCAAAGCTCAACAGCGTAATAGAATGGCAATCCAGGGCACAGGGATTTGAGAATGGCGGCCTTATTACCAGTCCGCTGTTGCATTCGGTGCGGCCCTGGCTAAATTATAAAATACAGGAAAATACTACGTTGTCGTTAAGTCCGATCGCTTATTACTACCTGTATCCGGTTACCATATCCCCAAAAGATCAATCGAAACCGGCACAGCAGGAGTGGAGAACGACGGTGGCAGTAGAACAAAGATGGCCGCTGACACAAAGGTTCTCGCTGCAATCCAGGACAGGACTGGAATTCAGGAACTTCAGCCGGCAGCAGGATGTGATCAGGGTAAGACAGAAATTTGGAATGGATTATTGCTTATCGCCGCAGGTACATGTACTGGCATACGATGAAGTAATGGCGAACCTGTATGCCGGCAGCTTTTTTGAGCAGAATCGTTTAGGCGCCGGCGTTAGCTTTCAACTGAATAAGGCGTTGGGTGTGGAAACTGGTTATCTGTACATCAACAGGGCTTTGCCCTTTTATCAGGGGCTGCTGAACCAACATGTTCTTTATATAAATATCAGACTTCGATTTTTCCGGCGTTTCTCCGCCGCCACAGGCGGCGGAGAAACGCTCCGATAGCGATGCCGAAGGCGTCGCCCTGAATTAAAAAACAGCTTATAGAAGAGCTTCAAATCCATATTTCGCCATACTCCAAAACTCATCCAGTGCCATCATCCGTGGCTTAAAGAATGAAATAATAGCTGGCCAGTCGGCCTCGTTCATCACGGAAACGCCTGCAATCCGTTTGCTGATGGTACTAATGGTTTTGCCATAGTCGTCGGTAGTTTCTGATTGCCAGCTCCAGTCATCTTCCCCCAGTATTTCCTCTAAAACGCTTCGTTGCACTGTCAGCTGTTCATAGAGTCGCCGATGCAGGTCCATATCTGCCTGTGTAATGGCAATCGCTACAGATGCGGTTTTATTATCTGCATCTATTCTAAAAAACATACCGGGTATGCCTGTTTTGTAGTTAGACCAGCTGATGATATTGCCATCTGCTGATAAAACCGGTTTCATATATTTACCGAAGGCTGTCCAGAATGCCTGTTTTTGTTTAGATACTTCCTCTTTGGTGTACATCGTTGTTCCGCTATTACGGCCACAAAAGTACGGTACTCGCGAAGGGCATCAAAATTTAAACAGCTGATAATCATCTGCCTGACAAATAAATTACGCTTCGGGTAATCTGTACAAACAATATCCTGTTAGTACCAGTAGCCCGATATTCACGCTGGTGGCTGCCTGATAGGCAGAGATATAACCGGTATGCTGTATGATATAGAAAAATATTCCGCCGGAGATGCAGACGCCCAGTGCGATGGCTGTTTGCTGCAAGGTGGTGAATACCCCCGATGCCGTGCCGGCAAAGGCTGTCGGGATACTTTTTAACGCCATGGTTAGTAAAGACGGCAGTACGGAGCCGCAGCCGGTGCCATAAGCAAACAGGATAATGGTTAATCCCGCCATTGAATTTATTTGCAGTGAGAAAAACAGGATATGTGCGAACAGGCTGAAGATCATAATGCCGATACCGGTTTGCAATACACGTTTCCCGTAAACGGGTACCAGTCGTATCGATAACACGGAAGCCACCACATAGCCTATTCCCTGGAAGGTAAATAATACGCCTGCTGTCGAAGAACTGTATCCAAGGCCTGTTTGCAGTAGTACGGCGTTGATGAGGAAATAGGAATCCTGTACCATGAAGTAGAACAAAACGGCCATCAGGCCTATATTGAAATCTTTGAAACGAAAGAGGCGCATGTCTACCAATGCTGCTGTAGATTTTTTCTGCTGCTGTAAGATAAACCCGAAAAGCAGTACTATACTGGAAATGAGCAGTAGTATCGTCCAGGTGGGCCATCCCAGTTCGCGCCCGTATACCAGCGGGAATATCAGGAAACATAACATGGTGGTGAGCAGCAGGACGCCTGTCCAGTCGAATTTTTTATTTTGTCCGGTGCTGGTTTCGGGCAGCATTTTCCAGGCCGCAATGATGGCGATGGTACCAATGGGCAGGTTGATGAGGAAGATCAGCCGCCATCCTTCCACGATGCTATGTACATCCGGGAGTATGCCTCCCAGCAACTGCCCGATAACAGAAGCGGTGCCGGCGATACTGCCATAAATACCCAGCGCTTTGATACGTTGTTGTGGATCAGGAAACAACAGCTGGATATAGGTGATGCTTTGTGGTAACATCAGTGCAGCGCCGGTTCCCTGCAAAAAGCGGGAGATGTTCATTTGTAGCGGTGTTGCCGCAAAGCCACAACAGCAGGACGTTATAACGAATGTCGCCATGCCTAGCATGAACATACGTTTCCGGCCATAGAAGTCGCCGAGCCGGCCGGCGGTAATTAAAAATATCGCGTGGCCTAACAAGTATAATGCGATAATTAACTGCAGGTCGGCATCGGTGCCATGTAATCCTGTTTTGATGGAAGGCAGTGCCACATTGACGATGAAGATATCTATCACCGATAAGAATACGGCGGTGGAAACGATGATCAGTGAGAGCCAGGCTGAATTTCTTTGTGTCATATACGATGGTTTCAACATTTCTGTACCTTTATAGCACGCAAAGTTGGCGTGGCGATATTGCTTTATCAAGTAGTTCAAGGAAAGATACCTGGTATGAAAAAAGATACTATTATTGATTTACAGAGAGTTGAAAATGAAGCATTTGAAGGAAATAACTGTCCGATGACAAATGCATTGAAAATAATAGGTGGTAAATGGAAGCTGCAGTTGCTGAACAGCATCCGTAAGGAATGTCCGTTGCGTTTTGGTGAGTTGAAGAAGAAGATGCAGGACATAACGCAGGCCACACTTACCTTACAGCTTCGTGAGCTGGAGCGCGATGGTATTATAGAAAGAAAGATATATGCAGAAACCCCGCCCAGAGTAGAGTATAAGCTCACCGAGCTTGGAAAGAAGCTGGTGCCGGCAATCGAAGCGTTATGTGCCTTTGGTGATGCCTATTGTGCTGAAAGGCCAGCGGGGAAGGTCTTGAATTCGTAAGATTATTCCCTGTTTTGTAACCACTTTATCTGTGCTGAAGTATCAGGTACTTCCAGGCCCCTTACCTGTGTAATGTGTTGTAAGATGTCTGTGGCATTTGATTTTGTTATTTTCATTAAAACAGCGCCTGCAATAATTGCTGAACGGCCAATACCCATCCTGCAATGAATTAAAACAGACTTTCCATGCTGAAGCAGTTGTATGGCTGCATTAATTAGTTTATTGACTGCCGGATTATCTGTTGGAACACTTCTGTCCGGAATTGGAAAATTCGTATATACTATGCCGTTATCCACACAATGCTTTTCCTGTTGGCGGAGAGATAGTGCCGTTATTTCTTCTTTTTCCAGCAGAACAATGACCATTCCTATATTACTGCGTTTGTAATGAATAATTTCCCCTTGCAGCCATTCGCCACCACGTGG
This window of the Chitinophaga sp. Cy-1792 genome carries:
- a CDS encoding SDR family oxidoreductase; translation: MSVKKTVCLVTGASSGIGHAIAQYLQQQPNTEVIVTARRKERLEALAAHHTTIIPGDITEPAFQDNLISYIWERYGYCDYLFNCAGNIETGTIEEINIDRVTAMLRLNIEATFRLTYAILKKFKEQEYGHIVNLSSVLGTKVRATAGAYAASKYAIEALSEALRMELTNSAIKITCIEPGLVMTELHNSWEVHPKDSMNIPHPLSTADIVAVVKFIMEQPAHVNIPKLMILPKGHNI
- a CDS encoding NAD(P)H-binding protein; this encodes MKIVLTGSIGHIGKPLAQILVDKGHAVTVISSNPDKETAIQALGAGAAIGSITDLDFLTAAFTGADLVYTMLPPENYTDQQLDLEGRVREVVNNYKQAILKSGVKRVIHLSSIGAHRDTRNGLLRFHHIAETILRELPEDIQVSFMRPTGFYYNLLGYIRMIKNQGLIAANYGADDIVSWVAPADIAAAIAEIVENPPAANHYVRYVVSDELSCNETATILGKAIGIPDLQWIRISDAEMLNGLLAAGLQPQLAKGLTEMYSQSNRAVLYEDYEQHRPARFGKIKMKDFAKDFAVAFVKG
- a CDS encoding YqgE/AlgH family protein, translated to MNEGIFLHSTSLLDDTFFENTVIYITEHNEKGAMGFVVNQPFPRKINELKEFSHSIPFPLYIGGPVDQEHIYFIHQRPDLISGGDPIRDNVYLGGDFKSAIQHINSRELTEKDIKIFIGYCGWDDKELEEEINEGSWEIETAGSAF
- a CDS encoding AraC family transcriptional regulator, which encodes MKKSQPLRIKTISEFHALRHLPKPAHPLISVIRLDETHAAAEEDPVNIVFDFYIIALKRNFNVKFRYGQQQYDFNEGVLCFMSPGQVFGVGETTDANDAPRVSGWMLCIHPDFLWHTPLATNIRKYEFFDYAVHEALFLSDKEENTLIGIMENIQQEYLTNIDKFSQHIIIAQLEVLLNYADRFYNRQFLTRKIANHRILDSLEAILEEYFNSDQLPQKGLPGVKEIAAKLNLSPNYLSTLLKVMTGRNTQQHIQDKMMEKAKEKISSTTLSVSEIAYELGFDHPQSFSRLFKSRTGLSPLEFRASFR
- a CDS encoding ABC transporter permease, whose protein sequence is MYSNYFSIAIRNLRINKGYSLINIGGLAIGMASAILILMWVMDEVRFDRFHAHADRIYQVWSNDTIVGKIRSISATPEVMAPTLKTDYPEIEEVTRTRWTRNLLGIPGQSNNLLSSGAVVDAGFLSIFSFPLLKGDVRLVLKDPNSIVLTAALATKLFNNTDPVGKIVTMGGKINYTVSGILKDIPSNSQFSYIQYLTSYQREMIDRDWSNFSISTFILLKPKADADLLNTKLKTIITQHTTETQTTEFLYPFSQTHLYDNFENGIATGGHITTVRTFFLIALFILLIACINFMNLATARSGKRAKEIGVRKAIGAQKHTIILQFLIESVILSAIAGFVAYILVAFSLPFFNQLTGKQLQIEYNNPYYWMAAVGFILLTGILAGSYPAFFLSGFKPVAGLKGLKRTGPSMVNPRKVLVVLQFTFAVTLIICTIIISQQIKHGQQRKTGLNMQQLVNVSMNDEMASHYSLIKQALITAGYATSVSKVQSPLSENWGYGLSLRWQGRPEGLRAQVNRYSTDGSLITTAGMHLLAGRDIDVNKYPTDSSACIINEAAVKLMGFKSPLGQEIYDDPDSWHVVGVIEDFIQESPYMPVKPIVIKGPKSWMSTMLICLNPDKPVAANVAGMEKIFREYNPAYPFEYQFADDAYNMKFGNEQLTGKLTGLFAGLTIFISCLGLFGLAAFMAESRFREIGIRKVLGASTANITVLLSKEFVQLVIIAVLIASPVAYLISHRWLQDFYYRIQINSWTFVAAGAVAIMIALLTVSSQAIKAALTNPVKSLKSE
- a CDS encoding sulfite exporter TauE/SafE family protein; its protein translation is MEIIGYVAATLIGLSLGLIGGGGSILTVPVLVYLFGLDAAEATLYSLMVVGTTSLTGVFGAYKRGQLDVRMSLMYAAVSVLVVVITRRLLLPLVPDELFTIGSFAVTKGFATMMLLAVLMLLSAVSMIRKKQTDATLASAPITTRINRQLVGNAALIGLITGLLGAGGGFLLIPALVFVQQLPMKKAVGTSLLIITLNSLIGFAADAAGHTLNWSLLLGITAMAILGIIAGGRLGRKISSAPLQKAFGWFVLVMGCYIIFLEVAK
- a CDS encoding methylenetetrahydrofolate reductase — translated: MKSDLRRKISERNTGLVLYSLTPPKITTAEERVLSIAHNQMENLKRLDIDGLILYDIQDEATRTEKERTFSFIPTIAPENYGYNFLADLQVPKIIYKSIANQTRETFGNWLQNNNHLDLAVFVGASSHQQIAATKFSLTDAYELHKATSSNILLGGITIPERHSKKGDEHLRIQHKINNGCGFFVSQCVYNLNDTKNLLSDYYYNATENGMEMAPLIFTLAPCGSLKTLQFMEWLGIEVPKWLYNDLKNSRDILTTSVQTATNIAAEILNYAHAKNIPVGFNIESISNKKEEINAAHELLQYILELTKSLRNKPELSVPQGSSRVQVY